A genome region from Populus alba chromosome 5, ASM523922v2, whole genome shotgun sequence includes the following:
- the LOC118062235 gene encoding laccase-15-like — protein MMPIMRVLALQILRFILFGGFLCCQAIVHHTFVVKDVPYTRLCSTKNIMTVNGQFPGPTLYVTKGETIIVDVINKSPHNITIHWHGVKQPKYPWSDGPEYITQCPIQPGGKFSQRVIFSEEEGTLWWHAHSDWTRATVYGAIVIYPKKGTEYPFPAPHADVPIILGEWWKQDIFEIFDQFRASGADPNVSDAYTINGQPGDLYPCSKSDTFKLSVDYGKTYLLRLINAALQDILFFSITNHQVTVVGTDASYTKPLKVDYIAISPGQTIDVLLEANQPLDHYYMAAKVYSSANGVQYDNTTTTAIVQYNGNYTPSFTLSLPYLPSFNDTIASVNFTGRLRSLADNNHPIHVPLSISTPLFFTVSVNRFTCANTSCGATQSRLAASVNNISFQTPTRMDILRAYYNQINGVYGDHFPDKPPLFFNFTADSIPLIYETPSKGTEVKVLEYNSTVEIVFQGTNVAAGTDHPMHIHGTSFYVVGWGFGNFDKDKDPLRYNLVDPPLQNTIIVPKNGWSVIRFKATNPGVWFVHCHLERHMSWGMEMAFIIKNGRGKKAQMLPPPPYMPPC, from the exons atgatgccAATCATGAGAGTTCTAGCCCttcaaattttaaggtttatatTATTTGGTGGTTTCCTATGTTGCCAAGCTATAGTTCATCATACTTTTGTG GTAAAAGATGTTCCATACACAAGACTCTGCAGCACCAAGAACATAATGACTGTCAATGGACAGTTTCCAGGCCCGACACTATACGTTACTAAAGGAGAAACCATCATCGTGGATGTTATTAACAAGAGCCCTCATAACATCACCATTCACTG GCATGGAGTGAAACAGCCAAAATATCCATGGTCAGATGGTCCTGAATATATCACACAGTGTCCAATTCAACCAGGAGGAAAATTCAGTCAGAGGGTCATATTCTCTGAAGAAGAAGGAACTTTATGGTGGCATGCTCACAGTGACTGGACACGAGCAACTGTTTATGGTGCGATTGTCATATATCCCAAGAAAGGAACCGAATATCCTTTCCCTGCGCCTCATGCAGACGTGCCGATTATTTTAG GAGAGTGGTGGAAGCAGGACATATTTGAAATCTTTGATCAATTCCGTGCCTCGGGAGCAGACCCGAATGTCTCCGATGCTTACACGATCAATGGTCAACCCGGTGATCTTTATCCTTGCTCAAAATCGG ATACATTCAAGCTATCGGTGGACTATGGCAAGACTTATCTTCTTCGCCTAATTAACGCTGCCCTTCAAGACATTCTCTTTTTCTCCATCACCAATCATCAAGTCACAGTGGTCGGCACAGATGCCAGCTACACTAAACCACTGAAAGTTGATTATATAGCAATATCACCTGGCCAAACCATTGATGTTTTATTAGAAGCAAACCAACCACTGGACCACTATTACATGGCTGCCAAAGTTTACTCTAGTGCCAATGGTGTGCAATATGACAACACAACAACCACAGCTATTGTGCAGTACAATGGCAACTACACTCCATCCTTCACTCTCTCATTGCCATACCTTCCTTCTTTTAATGACACAATTGCATCGGTTAATTTCACTGGCCGTCTTAGAAGCTTAGCTGATAATAACCATCCAATTCATGTCCCCTTGAGCATAAGCACTCCATTATTTTTCACTGTTTCTGTTAACAGATTTACGTGTGCAAACACTTCTTGTGGGGCGACCCAGTCTAGACTAGCTGCTAGTGTGAACAACATAAGCTTTCAGACACCTACTCGTATGGATATACTAAGAGCTTATTATAATCAAATCAATGGTGTTTACGGTGATCACTTTCCTGATAAACCACCCCTGTTCTTCAATTTCACTGCGGATTCTATCCCATTGATTTATGAGACACCATCAAAAGGTACAGAAGTGAAAGTGCTCGAGTATAACTCGACAGTGGAGATTGTTTTTCAAGGGACAAATGTGGCTGCTGGCACTGATCATCCCATGCACATACATGGAACAAGCTTCTATGTTGTTGGTTGGGGATTTGGCAATTTCGACAAGGATAAAGACCCTTTGAGATACAATCTTGTTGACCCTCCTCTTCAAAATACCATTATTGTTCCCAAAAATGGCTGGTCTGTCATAAGATTCAAGGCTACCAATCCTG GAGTATGGTTCGTGCACTGCCATCTAGAGCGTCATATGTCATGGGGTATGGAGATGGCATTCATAATCAAGAACGGTCGAGGCAAGAAAGCCCAAATGCTACCACCACCTCCCTATATGCCACCGTGTTAA
- the LOC118062234 gene encoding laccase-15-like isoform X2: protein MGSTFCQRPLLGCNSLSFQGPALHVHHGDTIYVTVHNKGRYNITIHWHGVKLTRYPWSDGPEYITQCPIQPGGKFKQKVIFSSEEGTLWWHAHSDWSRATVHGPIIVYPKINGTGYPFPKPHVEVPIILGEWWKRDVMDVLQEAVITGGDPADSDAFTINGQPGDLYPCSKSETIKINVDQGNSYLLRLVNAAVNTILFFSVAKHNLTVVGIDGSYAKPLTSGYITIATGQTIDALLHANQDPNHYYMAARAFTSSPSVPFGNTTTTAIVQYNGNYTLSSSPSLPQLPYYDDTNAAYSFLSSLRSLADEDHPIRVPLNITTRVVSTLSVNALPCHRNRSCEGPNGTILAASMNNITFVNPSIDILEAYYKHIHGVYGADFPSFPPLVFNFTAEYLPLILEVSKTGTEVKILPFNSSVEIIFQGTNVVAGIDHPMHLHGYSFYIVGWGYGNFDKDKDPQNYNLIDPPFRNTVTVPRNGWTTIRFEATNPGVWFMHCHFDRHLVWGMETVFIVQDGTEARLLPPPPDMPPC from the exons ATGGGTTCTACTTTTTGCCAGCGTCCATTGCTTGGCTGCAACTCATTATCATTTCAAG GACCAGCTTTACACGTTCATCATGGAGACACAATCTATGTTACGGTCCATAACAAGGGCAGATATAACATCACCATCCACTg GCACGGCGTAAAACTGACTCGATATCCTTGGTCAGATGGTCCGGAATATATCACACAGTGTCCAATCCAACCTGGAGGGAAGTTCAAGCAAAAGGTCATATTTTCCTCGGAGGAAGGCACCCTTTGGTGGCATGCTCACAGTGACTGGTCGCGAGCGACGGTCCACGGGCCTATCATTGTGTATCCAAAGATCAATGGAACTGGCTATCCTTTTCCCAAACCTCATGTGGAGGTCCCTATCATTTTAG GAGAATGGTGGAAGAGAGATGTGATGGATGTTCTTCAGGAAGCGGTAATAACAGGAGGAGACCCCGCCGACTCTGATGCTTTCACCATTAATGGCCAGCCTGGTGACCTGTACCCTTGTTCAAAGTCAG AAACAATCAAGATAAATGTGGATCAAGGCAACAGTTACCTACTCCGGCTAGTAAACGCTGCTGTAAACACCATTCTATTCTTCTCAGTCGCGAAGCATAATCTTACAGTTGTCGGAATAGATGGCAGCTACGCCAAGCCATTGACAAGCGGCTACATAACTATAGCTACTGGGCAAACCATTGATGCTCTATTACATGCCAACCAAGATCCCAATCACTACTACATGGCTGCTAGGGCCTTCACTAGCAGCCCTTCTGTTCCTTTTGgtaacaccaccaccaccgctaTAGTTCAATACAATGGAAACTACACCCTTTCTTCATCTCCTTCCTTACCCCAACTCCCTTATTATGATGACACAAACGCAGCCTATAGCTTTCTTAGTAGCCTTAGGAGCTTAGCTGACGAAGACCATCCTATTCGTGTTCCTTTAAATATTACCACTCGTGTAGTTTCCACTCTCTCTGTCAACGCCTTACCTTGCCACAGAAACCGTTCATGTGAGGGTCCAAATGGAACCATTCTTGCTGCTAGCATGAACAATATAACCTTTGTGAACCCTTCAATTGATATACTAGAAGCTTATTACAAGCACATCCATGGGGTGTATGGAGCTGATTTTCCTAGCTTTCCACCTTTGGTGTTTAATTTTACAGCTGAATATCTGCCATTGATACTAGAAGTATCGAAAACAGGGACAGAAGTGAAGATATTGCCTTTTAATTCCTCGGTGGAAATTATTTTCCAGGGAACCAATGTGGTAGCTGGTATCGATCATCCTATGCATCTCCATGGCTATAGCTTCTACATCGTTGGGTGGGGATATGGGAATTTTGACAAAGACAAGGACCCTCAAAACTACAATCTCATTGATCCTCCTTTTCGAAACACAGTAACTGTGCCTAGAAATGGCTGGACCACCATCAGATTTGAGGCTACCAATCCTG GAGTTTGGTTCATGCACTGTCATTTTGACCGTCATCTAGTTTGGGGCATGGAGACTGTTTTCATCGTTCAGGATGGGACTGAAGCACGTTTATTACCTCCCCCGCCGGACATGCCTCCTTGCTAA
- the LOC118062234 gene encoding laccase-15-like isoform X1, whose product MLFCKKTLVFKILWVLLFASVHCLAATHYHFKVMEAPYTRLCSKKKILTVNGQFPGPALHVHHGDTIYVTVHNKGRYNITIHWHGVKLTRYPWSDGPEYITQCPIQPGGKFKQKVIFSSEEGTLWWHAHSDWSRATVHGPIIVYPKINGTGYPFPKPHVEVPIILGEWWKRDVMDVLQEAVITGGDPADSDAFTINGQPGDLYPCSKSETIKINVDQGNSYLLRLVNAAVNTILFFSVAKHNLTVVGIDGSYAKPLTSGYITIATGQTIDALLHANQDPNHYYMAARAFTSSPSVPFGNTTTTAIVQYNGNYTLSSSPSLPQLPYYDDTNAAYSFLSSLRSLADEDHPIRVPLNITTRVVSTLSVNALPCHRNRSCEGPNGTILAASMNNITFVNPSIDILEAYYKHIHGVYGADFPSFPPLVFNFTAEYLPLILEVSKTGTEVKILPFNSSVEIIFQGTNVVAGIDHPMHLHGYSFYIVGWGYGNFDKDKDPQNYNLIDPPFRNTVTVPRNGWTTIRFEATNPGVWFMHCHFDRHLVWGMETVFIVQDGTEARLLPPPPDMPPC is encoded by the exons atgttattctgCAAGAAAACTTTAGTCTTCAAGATTTTATGGGTTCTACTTTTTGCCAGCGTCCATTGCTTGGCTGCAACTCATTATCATTTCAAG GTTATGGAAGCTCCATATACAAGACTATGCAGCAAAAAGAAGATCTTGACTGTGAATGGACAATTTCCAGGACCAGCTTTACACGTTCATCATGGAGACACAATCTATGTTACGGTCCATAACAAGGGCAGATATAACATCACCATCCACTg GCACGGCGTAAAACTGACTCGATATCCTTGGTCAGATGGTCCGGAATATATCACACAGTGTCCAATCCAACCTGGAGGGAAGTTCAAGCAAAAGGTCATATTTTCCTCGGAGGAAGGCACCCTTTGGTGGCATGCTCACAGTGACTGGTCGCGAGCGACGGTCCACGGGCCTATCATTGTGTATCCAAAGATCAATGGAACTGGCTATCCTTTTCCCAAACCTCATGTGGAGGTCCCTATCATTTTAG GAGAATGGTGGAAGAGAGATGTGATGGATGTTCTTCAGGAAGCGGTAATAACAGGAGGAGACCCCGCCGACTCTGATGCTTTCACCATTAATGGCCAGCCTGGTGACCTGTACCCTTGTTCAAAGTCAG AAACAATCAAGATAAATGTGGATCAAGGCAACAGTTACCTACTCCGGCTAGTAAACGCTGCTGTAAACACCATTCTATTCTTCTCAGTCGCGAAGCATAATCTTACAGTTGTCGGAATAGATGGCAGCTACGCCAAGCCATTGACAAGCGGCTACATAACTATAGCTACTGGGCAAACCATTGATGCTCTATTACATGCCAACCAAGATCCCAATCACTACTACATGGCTGCTAGGGCCTTCACTAGCAGCCCTTCTGTTCCTTTTGgtaacaccaccaccaccgctaTAGTTCAATACAATGGAAACTACACCCTTTCTTCATCTCCTTCCTTACCCCAACTCCCTTATTATGATGACACAAACGCAGCCTATAGCTTTCTTAGTAGCCTTAGGAGCTTAGCTGACGAAGACCATCCTATTCGTGTTCCTTTAAATATTACCACTCGTGTAGTTTCCACTCTCTCTGTCAACGCCTTACCTTGCCACAGAAACCGTTCATGTGAGGGTCCAAATGGAACCATTCTTGCTGCTAGCATGAACAATATAACCTTTGTGAACCCTTCAATTGATATACTAGAAGCTTATTACAAGCACATCCATGGGGTGTATGGAGCTGATTTTCCTAGCTTTCCACCTTTGGTGTTTAATTTTACAGCTGAATATCTGCCATTGATACTAGAAGTATCGAAAACAGGGACAGAAGTGAAGATATTGCCTTTTAATTCCTCGGTGGAAATTATTTTCCAGGGAACCAATGTGGTAGCTGGTATCGATCATCCTATGCATCTCCATGGCTATAGCTTCTACATCGTTGGGTGGGGATATGGGAATTTTGACAAAGACAAGGACCCTCAAAACTACAATCTCATTGATCCTCCTTTTCGAAACACAGTAACTGTGCCTAGAAATGGCTGGACCACCATCAGATTTGAGGCTACCAATCCTG GAGTTTGGTTCATGCACTGTCATTTTGACCGTCATCTAGTTTGGGGCATGGAGACTGTTTTCATCGTTCAGGATGGGACTGAAGCACGTTTATTACCTCCCCCGCCGGACATGCCTCCTTGCTAA